In the Candidatus Protochlamydia phocaeensis genome, TAACGATAAGCGATCTATCATGGCCGGGCTAAGGCCGGCTTGTTCAGCTGCCAGGCAGTCTTTTTGATTGGCTTCCAAAATCTCTTTCTGGCTATTCTCTAAGCCATTTGCTAAGGCTTCCAAGACTAAGTCTTTCTGCCGGGCAGTCGCTTTGGCCATCGCAATAGCCGCTTGCTTGGCATGCTGCCCCATTAAAATTAAATCATTTGTCTGCATGTTAGCTGTCCTCTTTAAATCGGGTGCGGGTCATATTATCGCGATGGATGATTTCTGGGCCGTAGCTGTATCCTAAGATGTCTTCAATATGCTGCGAATGTGTGCCGATCAGTTTCTGGATGTCTTGGCTTTTATAATTTGTAATGCCGACAGCTATGGGATAACCAGATAAGGAAACCAGTTGAACTAAAGCCCCTCGATCAAAAGATTGAAAGGTTTGAGTAATGCCTATCGGCAGCAAGCTGGCTCCATTATGGCGCAGCTTTTGCTCTGCCCCGGCATCAATTTGGATTTTTCCTTGATGCTTTTCAGATAGCAGCCAGCGCTTGCGGCTTTCCCTGGCGGTTGTTTCCGCCATAAAAAAAGTGCCGATCGCATGCCCATCGGCAATATCGAGCAAAACATTGGGATGCTTAAAAGACGTAATGACTGTGCTTGTTCCGCTTTGAGAAGCGAGCTGGGCTGCTTGGACTTTTGTATACATGCCTCCTGTGCCAAGGCCAAGAGATGCTGATGCTCCGCCGGCTAAGGCAAAAATCTTTTCATCAATGTGGTTGATCCGTGGAATGAGCGCCGCTTGGTTATCCAATCGAGGATCGGCGGTATAAAGACCTTCTTGATCGGTCAAAAGAATTAATCGATCGGCCGCAATCAGATTAGAGACCAAGGCAGCCAAGTTGTCGTTGTCGCCTACGCGGATCTCTTTGGTGGCAATGGTGTCATTTTCATTAATAATGGGAAGAATGCGATGCTTGAGCATGCAATGCAACGAATCGCGAATGTTCAAATAGCGCTGTCGATTGGAGAAATCGTCCCGCGTCAGCAAAAGCTGTCCGACTTGAATGTGGAAAATGCTAAATAAATCCGCCCAGATTTGCATCAATCGGCTTTGTCCAACGGCAGCAAACATTTGCTTGGAAGGCCAAAAGCGCTCGACCGTGGGATGGCCTAGGCATTCGCGGCCGGCAGCGACGGCTCCAGAAGTGACGAGAACAACTTGTTTGCCTTTTTCTTGCAGATGGGCAACTTGGCGGGCAATTTCCAACATGGCGCGGCGGGAAAGCTGCTTTGTTCCTTGTGTGAGCGTGCTTGTCCCCAATTTAACGACAATCTTATGCATATTTACCTAACTAAATAAAAAATTAACGGAAGGGAAAATAAGAAAAAATGAAGGGTGGGCTGACCTTACCCCAGAAGGGGGAAACGAGGTAAATAGAAAGAAGGCATTAAATCGAAAGAAAAAGATTGCACGATTATCTCCGTTCTTACGGAATTCAAATTAACAAAAAATGTAATTAAAATCATCAAAAAGATATAAACAAATTAAAAATAAGGTTATTAGCAATTCGCCGACAGTCTGTAATAAGAGGGCGGCCGTAAAAAAACATTAAATTAGCATGTGGATAGGATGAGATATGAGAGTATTTGTAACAGGTGCTTCAGGATATATTGGAAATGCTGTTGCCAAAGCTTTTCGAAACAAGGGGCATCATGTCTTCGGGATGGTCCGTAGCGAGAAAGATGCCCATCTGTTGAGCTTGGATGAAATCTGGCCGGTTATAGGGGATTTGGATAAGCTTGAGAGTTACCAGAAAGCATTGGAAGAGTGCGAAGTGGCGGTGCATTGCGCATTTGATTGGGAAGAGAAAGGCGTAGAGCGCGATGCTAAATTGATCGATAACGTGCTGGCCACTTTTTCCAAAAGTTCTCTGCCGCATGCGTTCCTTTATACGTCAGGCATATGGATTTATGGATCTCGAGGAAATCAGGTTGTCGATGAATCGACTCCGGTCAACCCGATCGAGATCGCTAAATGGCGCCCCATTCATGAAGAGAAAGTGTTAAAGGCTGCGGCTGCTAATTTTAAAACAGTCATTTTAAGGCCTGGATGCGTATATGGAAATGTGGGAGGATTAACTAATCTCATTTTTACATCCACTCAAAATGGCATGATAAAAATGATTGGCGAGGGGCGCAACCGCTGGCCTATGGTGCATGTGCAAGATTTGGCATTGGCCTATGTGGCAGCTGCCGAAAAAGAAGCAAACGGGCTTATTTTAAATGTAGCGAATGATACCAGTGTAACTGTAAAGGAATTGGCAGAGGCGGTTGCCAGAAGCGCTGGCATCGAAGGGAAAATTAAGAGTTTAACGCCAGAAGAAGCGCACCAGCAGTTTGGCGATATGGTCCAAGGATTGTCTATCGATCTTCAAGTCAGCAACTCGCGCGTTAAACGTTTATTAGGATGGCAAGTCCATCATCCCTCTTTTATCAATGATGTCGATATCTACTATAATGCATGGAAAACAACACAAGTGGCTGACGAGTTCTAAGAAATGCATTAAAACCGCTAATGGCTTAGATTTTCAAATTTAAGCCATTAGCAGTTTTAAGAAATTCTCTAAGGCGATTGTTAATAACGGTAATTTTTTTTCAAAAATCAATCTTAATGCTTGCAGCCATTGATGCGGCCAAATGTTGGATTATAAGCAGCCGATAGATAAATAGCTGTAAGTCAGGCAAAAGCTACAGCCCGGGCAAGAAAAACACATGCCAATGAAATCGCTCGCCTTTACTTTGTACTTTGCAAAAAAGGAAGAATTGTGGAGAGGACGATTTCCGGATACTCTTCCTGCGGAATATGCCCGCAATTGGGAATTAGAAGCGCTTTGGCAGAAGGAAAATCTCTCTTAAAATGCTCAAAATGCTTCAAAGGGACAAGCCAATCATGATCTCCCCATATGATTAGCGCAGGCTGTTTGATTTGGGGGAAACGCCGGCTTAATTGAACGAAAATCTGCTTATCGAACTGCTGCAAGGTAAGAAGAGTGGACTTTGTTCCTCCCGGGAAACGATATGGCAGGCAATAGGCCTCGACTTGCTCCTCTGTCACGGATTGGGCATCAAAAACAATTTGCCTTAAACTGCTTCTCACAACGGTTGGTCCAAGAAAAGGAGACCAGAGCGGTCCCAGATGACGCGAAAGAGAGAGGTATAGAGGAAGATCGAGAGGATAGCCCAACGCGCTGATTAAGGTTAGGGATTTGACTAAATCGGAATGGTCAAGCGCTAAGCTAAGCGCTAATCCTCCGCCCATTGAATTGCCCGCAATATGCGCTTGGGAAATTTGATGGCTTTTCATAAAAGCCTCCAGCTGTTCAACGAAGAAGGGCATATCATATGGAACGTGATCAGGCTTATCGCTTAATCCGTAGCCAATTAAATCAACGGCCCAGACGTGGTAGCCCGCTTGGGCAAGAGGAGTAATCAAATGACGCCACGTATAGGTATGGGCTCTAAATCCATGGATAAGCAAAACATGGTCGTTTCCTTCCCCTTGTTCTATATAATGCATGGCTAAAGGCCCATAAGCCGATGGCCATTCCCAAAATTGCTTATTATTTTTGACTCTCGCTTGCTCTACAGGATCAAAAAGCTCGACGCTCATGAATAAAAATAAGCAGACAAGCACAAAGGCGCCGCTTGTCATTAAGATAAATAGGCAATAAAGGCTTTTTCTCATGATGTCCTAGGAGAGTGCCCATGATCTGAAAATAGGGTAATTCGTATGTTGAATGTATTTATAAACGGGGAAAAATTTTTCGTCATATTAAAAAGATGGCTAAAAAATTTCCGCATTTCTAAGAAAATTGAGCGGCAAAGCAGATTTATTTGAAATCGTGGACAGTCTCTTAGAGGAATTTTTAAAATCGCTAACGAGGGTGTTCCCTTATTCAGGCCTGCCATTCTTAAAGAGAAATTGATCTCAAATATAGGTTATTATGAGTTTTAATACGCCTTTAAGCGACTAATTAAATAATCCACACGTGCTTAAAGTGTATTTTTTAAATCAAGCACTATATATAATAAAATTGAAGGGATTTGAAATAGCAATAAGCTTCTTTTTTCAAAAGATTTAAACAATGAAAGTGTCCGGAAATGCGATCGCTCTAATCCTATTGCCTATTTTCCCAATGAGTTAACGGAGGTTTTATGCGCTTTATTTTTAATTTTTTCTTTTTTGGAATTCTGTTCTATCTCATTTATTTATTTTTCCCAGATGCCTTTCATACCTTGGTTTCATGGGCGGATCGCACCTATGAATTCTTTAGAGATCTCATTTTACAAATAGCTGGTAAAGTTCACTCATCAAGAGATCATTCGGCCCCTCCGCCTCATCAGGCGCTAGGCGCTCTTTTACCTATTTGGATGTTTTTAAAGCATAAGTGGAAATAATGCAGCTTTCGCAAGATGATCTGGACCAAGCTGTTCGGGAGAACATTTTAAGCCGGCAACAAGCAGATGCGCTAAGGGAGATGATAAAAAGGCGTCAGTTGGGAACTGAAGGCGGCTTTCAATTGGCCACTATCCTTTATTATCTAGGCGCTTTAATTGTTTTAGCTGCCATGGCTTGGCTAGCCTCAATAGGAGAGAAACAGCTAGGCCGTTTCGGCCTTTTTTTTATTTCTCTTTTATATGCCTATCTCTTTTTTCACCTTGGATGGTATTTCTGGCATCGCACTCTTTATCGAGTAGGAGGAGGGTTGCTGTGCACACTTGCCGTTTGCATGGTTCCTCTTGTGGTTTATGGATGGGAAAGAGGAATGGGACTGTGGCCTATACAAGGGGATTTTGAAACATCGGCGCATTATCAGCATTACCTTTTTATTAGCCATCAATATTGGATCTCTTTAGAGGTGGCTACACTTGCCGCTTCTATAATCGCCCTATTCTTTATTCGTTTTCCTTTCTTAACCGCGCCTTTGACCCTTGCCTTATGGTTTTTGGTCATGGATAGCGTCCCTTTAATTTTAGGAGAAGTGAATGAGGGAGATAAGGTTTATCAATGGACCTTGCTTATCTTTGGCCTATTTTTAATAATAAGCGCTTATTTAATTGACCGACGGATGCCCGAAGACTTTGCTTTCTGGGGCTATTTATTTGGAATAACGGCCTTCTCGATCGGATTGGTACAAATATTGATGACGGATACGTCAGAAGCGGTTAAAGTCCTTTATCTCTTGGCCAATGCAGTTCTGTTCGCTCTTGCAGCCTTGCTCAATCGGACGATTTTTTTAATAGGAGGAGCCATAGGGATTTTTGTTTATCTTAGCCACTTAGCATATGAAGTCTTTCAAGATTCGGCTCTATTTCCCTTAATTCTCAGCCTAATAGGACTTGCTATCATCTATTTAGGGATTCTCTATCAACGCTATCAGCTTCGCATTCAAAAGGCTATCAATCGCTTCTTGCCTGCCCAATGGGGAAGTTTATTGCCCCACAATCGCCATTCTTCTCAAGATTAATTCTTGCCATTTAATTGCTTATCTCTTGATTAGTTTTTTAATTAATTATTGAAATATTAATCAAATCTTTAAATTAATTATTTAAAATCTTTGTCAATTATTCCGATAATAAGGAGATTGTTTTTATGTTAAAAGTCGAGAATTTGCTGGCAGCTGATTTATCTAATCTCAATTATGGCAATCGAATTGGATTTGTAGATGAAACACATAAAGCGTTGATCAAGACGAATCCGAGAGGAGAAATTGGAAAGTTTGGAATTGCCTATCATGGAACGATCGGCAGCTTATTCCACCGCACCATTGATGTGACTGTAACGGATGCCAACACTCGCAAAGATCGGAAAATTCACTTGAATAGGGAAAGTACAATTAAGTGGTTGAATAGCCAGCTTGATTCCCAAGAAAAAGTGAGTGGGCGAGCTTCTTCTGAAGAAATTGTAGCTAAAATCAATCGACTATCGACCATTTTGAAGGACAGCGAAACAAAGAAAGCGGAACAAATCGAAGAAAATTTAAAGCAAGGAATTGACTTTAAGGCCTCTTATCCAGCCAAATTGAATCATCGGCCCTTATACGGTTTCTTTGACCGTATCAGTTCTTTTCTGTGGGGAAAATTTTATGATTGGACAATCAGTTCTTGGAATGCTTTCCGCCTGCGGTTCGGCTTAGGGATTGCAGAAAAAACATGGAATGAAGTGTCGGAAAAACGAGCGGCTGCAGCCTTCAGGCAAGCCCTGCAAGTGCCGGCTTACAAGCAGTTCCTAGATTCAAAGGGAGGCGTTCCCCGCACATTTGCCGATTTGCCGATTACTTCGAAAGACAATTACATCAAGCCTCATATTGGACATGACGAGCCGCAGCTTTACCTGGATGGAAAAATTCCGGAAAAAGCCAAGAGGGATACGTCAACGGGAACGAGCGGCAAATCGACGCCTTGGTATCGCGGGGCGCAAGAGCAGGAAAGGGTTGAATTACTGACTTCGTATGCGGCTAAAGTCGTTCTTGGCGATCGTCCTTATACTTTTATCAATGGATTTGCCGTTGGTCCTTGGGCAACGGGAATTACAGCGACGCTGGCAATGAATCGAGATAAAAATGCCGGAGTTTGCGTGATTGGACCTAATATTTCTGAAATTTATGATTGTATCAAAGAGCAAATTCGCATCCGTCCTCCTGGATATCCGATTGTCGTAGGCGGCTATCCTCCTCATATTCGGGCTGTTATTGACATGGCAGTGGCTGAGGGATTCCCTCTTCATGAGCATAATATTATCGCAGTTGTAGGCGGAGAATCCATGAGCGAAGATATGCGCGATTTAATTGTCGCTCAAAAAGGCGAGAATGGAGAAATAATCCGCACGGGACTTAAGCAGTGCTTTTCTTCTTATGGGGCGTCCGATCTCGATATCAATATCGGTTATGAATCGGATTTTGAAATTGAGCTGCGCAAGCTGTGCCATAAGCCAGAAAATAAAGCGCTGGCGGAGGAATTATTCGGCAAAAACGAATTTAAGCCGATGATTTTCCATTATGACCCCTTAAACTACCTCATTGAAGCAGATGAACAGCAGAATTTGATCTATACCTGTGTTCGCCAGGACCGCATATCCCCTCGTATCCGTTATAATTTGGGAGACAGGGGCAAGATCATGGCCGCTAGCGATGTGTTGGCTGTGTTAGAAAAGCATGGCATTAAATTAAAGCACAAGCCGAATACAAACCTACCCCTCTTATTTGTTTGGGGAAGACAAGGCTCTCATATTTCTTTTAGGGGGTGCAAAGTTGCTCCTGAAAATTTGGGAGAGACTATCCGTCGCTTAGACAGCCAGCCGGCCCATCAAGGTTTAAATGAAAAAATTGCCCACTATGGCTTTTATCAATATGAAAAGAACGGCCGAAAGGTGACCGAAATTCTGTTGGAATTCAATGAAGAGGGAGATTTTAATGGAGCGAATGAAGAACTGCTGAAAAATGTGATCGATACATTGGCAGAGGTCAATTCCGATTTTATCACTCAAATTCAAAATTGCCCGCAGGCAGAAAAGCCCGTTTTAAGAGTATTTAAAAAGGGAGAAAGTCCCATGGATATTCAGCAGAAAAAATATCCCATGCGTAAGAAACAATATATTTTTACCGCCGGCGATGAGTTCATTCCTGCCCATGAAGAGCAGATGGCTAACAAAGGCAAGCTTATTTCTTTAGCTGCTGAAGCAGCCACTTAATCTTTCCCTTAAAGAGGCCCTAGTCGGGCCTCTCTCTTTGTCTTCTTTTCAAACCTTTCTATTCTTATATTATTCATTTTTTAAAAATTTTTATTAAAACTCCTTTATTTAATTCTTTTAATTCTAAATTTATCGGGTAAATGTTTTGTGATAGATTTTAAACAGTCTAAAATCTAGAATCTTTTCAATTGTTGATTAAATTTAAATCTTTTGAATAAAAGAAGGGGCAATAATGAATATTGTTAATCATTTACGCAGCTATTGTCAGTCTACAGCTACTTATTTTAATTCTTCAAAAACATCTTTATTTTTAAATGAAAAAGTTAAAGAGGCCTCTTCTGAAGTTTTTTCCGCTTTATTGCCTAATTTTTATACCTTATGCGAGATGAATAAATATCCATACATGAGCGAATTGATGCTAGGCTCGTTTTGCACAGCGGCTGGCTGCTATACGATGTATACAAGTTATGCAATTGGGAAAGTGGTCAAGCAAGAGGCTCCATCCAATGCGGCTTTTCGAAAAGCGTGTGCCTTGGGAGGGGCTTTGTGCGCAACATACGGCGTTTATACATTAACAACGCTTGCTTTAAAGGTATTTTCTGATTTCGTTGAGACGGGTTCTTTACAAGATGAAAATCATTTCGCGCATTCGTATGTCCATTATAATGGCCCCTATTCGGCGAATGGGGTAAAAGAGCAAGCATCCGAGAATTTAGATCGCAAAGCACAAAAGTTCCTTGACGTTTTTTTAAGCTGTCCGGATGCGAAGAAAGTGTATGAAAAAGTCACTAAAGATGGGCCCATTCAGATTAGATTTGTCGATCCCTCTCTTGATGAAATGGTTGCTAAAAGCCACGGCTACTGGAATATAGAGAATAGGGAAATTGTCATCGATAGTACGTCTGGCGATCTGCAGCAATTTCACATCTTGATTTACGAAATGCTGAATGCCTCGCGCAGTAAAGCATTTTCAGCGACTTTCGAAGAAGCGGCTCAAGGGACTTTAGATGCTTTAGAATTTGCCAAGCAGCTTGAAAAAGGCGAGTATGAAACGACAAAAGGGCATTGCTATGTAACGGCGAATTGTGTTGCCAGTCAAGCATGGTCTTTTCTCCCTAAAGCTAGATCTATTGAGCAATGCAACGAGCTTTATAACAAAGGTTTTGAGGAGCGCTGGGAAGAGATTAAGGACCGCCCCCATACTCAAATTTATATAGACATGTATAACGAGCGTTTTTCTGGCAGCAAAATGAAAACGGAAAAAGATGAATTGTAGTTTCAGTGTAGACCAGGCGAGTTCGCTTGAGGCAACTCGCTCATTTACAGTGCGCGCTATGTTTATTTCTTAGCTGCCAAAATTTGTTTAGCAATCTAATTGAAGAATAAACCCCAGCGCGCAAAAGAGGGAAGAGGCCATGCGCCTCAAGCCCTCTTGTTGTAATTAGCTTATTCAGCCGCTTTCATTTGCTGTCTAATCCATTGATTAATGCTCTGTTCTGCAATATCTAGTGGAACTGTTCCATGTCTCAGCCACTCGTCGTGGAAGGCGCGGATGTCAAATTTCTCTCCAAGCTTTGCAATTGCTTCCTGCCGCATTTCTTGGATCTTCAATTCGCCGATCTTATACGCGAGAGCCTGACCCGGCATCACGAGATAGCGATCTACTTCCGTAATAATTTCATGGTCGCTCATGCCTACATATTGCTTGAAGAATTGAATGGCGTCTTCGCGGCTCCATCCCATCGCGTGCATGCCTGTATCGACGACGAGCCGGATGGCGCGCAGCATCTCATAAGTCAACCGGCCGAACTTGGAATAGGAATCTTGATAAAGGCCCAGGTCTATCCCCAAGCTTTCGGCATAAAGACCCCAGCCCTCAATATAGGCCGTGAAATGGCAATTTTTGCGGAACTCTGGCAAATGGCTGAGCTCTTGTGCTAAAGTGATTTGAAGATGATGGCCTGGGACAGCTTCATGCAGGGCCAAAGGTTCCATTTCCCACTTTGGGCGCTTTTCCGGATAGCTGGTATTGATGAAGAAGTAGCCGGGCCTTTCATGTATAGGCGACCCATGGCAATAATAGGCGGCTATTTGAGACTCTTCCGAATAAGCGGGGACAGGGACGACCTCAAAGGGGAGGCTTGGAAGCTTAGTAAATAAGGAAGGAAGCTTTGATTCAATATGTCGGGTAAGTTGCTGATAGCCTTTTAACAGCTCCTCTCGGTTGGAATAAAAAAATTGCGGATCGGATTCCAGGAAATGCAAAAAATCCGCAAAACGGCCTTCGAATCCAGCTGAGGCCATTACGGCGAGCATTTCTTGATGGATCCGTTCCACTTCCTTTAATCCAATTTCATGAATCTGCTGAGGGGATAGATGCGTCGTCGTCGAGCGGCGCGCTTTAGCGGCGTACCATTCTTGTCCGTTGGGAAGGGCCGTAAAGGCAATTGACTTGCGGCAATTCGGAATATAGGTCTCTACCAAATAAGAATAAAAATCTTTTAGGGCCGGGAGGACTTCATTATAATATGCGTCTTCAGCTTGTGTGAGCAGGCGCCGTTGGTTGCTATGGGAAATACTCGGCGGCAAGTGCTTGAAAGATTTTAGAAACGGGCTATCTAAGGCCTCATCTGCCATTTGATTCAGAAGCTGCTGAGGAATATGCCTAAGAGCAATGCGAGGAGGGGTAATACCCGCTTTTAATCCTTCATTTAATAAAGCAGTGGCCTGTTGAAGATAAGGAGGGATCTGATTAAGCCGGGCAATGATGTTTTCATAATCCTTTTCTGTCGCTGCCGGCATCAGATCCATAATGAGCGCGATATTGAGATGAATGCCATGCATTTGGTTGACAAGCAAGTAGTGGTTGTTAAATTGAAACTCTTCTACCTCTTCTGTCAAAAGCTGCTTTAAGATTTGATGGCTGACGGCATCTTCCTCTGATAAGGCAGCGGCAGAAAAAGAGTTGAGCGCAGACAAAAGCTGAATGGCGAAGCGTTGGTGCCGCTCTAGGCTTTCAAAAGACAGATCGGGCCAGCAGTCCTGCTTGCCCGGATAGCCTAAATAAGTCGCCTCATCCGGATTTTCGCTCATTCTCCATTCCCAATATAGCTCAAAAAGGCAATGCAGACGCGTAGTCTCTTCGCTCTCGTTTGCAATCTGTTGTAAGCGCCATTCAAAAGAAAGCGGCGAAGCAGCTTCTTCCGCTTGGCTAAAAGGTGAAACGAAGCTGCTGAGAAAAACAAAGGCCATTAATAGATTTTTTTTAAGAGCATTCATCGGATTACCTCATCTAATGGGAAAGAGAGTTATTGAAATGGGCTGATTTTAATTCTTCCATGATGGATACGCTGGACGAAGTTCCTAAGCGGCTTGCGCCAGCTTGCAATAGACTTAATGCCATGGAAGCATCTTTGATGCTTCCTGAGGCTTTAATAAAAGGACTGAATTGCCTCATCAACTGCACATCTGCAATTGTTGCGCCGCCGGAACCAAAACCTGTAGATGTTTTGAGGAAATCAATGCCTGCTGCAACAGCTAAGCTGCATGCAAGCGCTTTCTCTTCTTCGCTTAAGAAACAAGTCTCTAAAATAACTTTTAAGGGATGTGGAGAGGCTAAAGAGACTAGCTGCTTAAATTCTTCTTCCAATGCGCGCAGGCGCCTCTCTTTTAACCATCCTATATTTAAGACAAAGTCCACCTCATCTGCCCCATTTTGAAGCGCTTCTTCTAACTCTTGGCATTTAATCCGAGTTGAATGGGTGCCTGTTGGAAAGCCTGCTACTGTGACCAACCTAATAGCGGATCCGCCAAGAATGGAACGCGCCAGCTTAAGCCACTGATTATAGCAGCAAATTCCATAGAAATTCCAACGCAGTGCCTCTTGACAAAGCTTTTCTATATCGGCAGCCGTTGCGTAAGGCTTTAATTGAGTATGTTCGATTGATTGGGCAACTTTTTCTGCTTCCATGATTTAACTCATTTTTTGAATTCATTCGGGCGTTGCTTTTGCGATCGATTCTAGATCAAGTTTTGCAAAAAGCAAAGTCTAAAAATATTTGCAAGGCGAAGTCGGTGGACGGGGGGAAAGGATTTTGAATAAAAACATAAAGTTTTTATTTTAAATATTTAAGGTTATGCTTTCATTGTCTTGTATTTAAGTGTTTTTTAATTGATAATAGCCTCGAGACGTATGACTAGTAGGCTGGGTATGGAGTTGGAAGCATCATTTTGTTCCTTTAATCTAGAAGGTAAACTTAAAGAAATTTTTGGCTATAATGACTTCCGAGCTTATCAAAAAGAGATCATTCAAGCTATTTTAGCCGGCAAAGATGTCATGGCTATTCTTCCCACTGGAGCGGGCAAATCCCTTTGCTATCAGCTTCCGGCTATGTTGCTGCCGGGAACGGCAATTGTAATTTCTCCCCTCATTTCTCTTATGCAGGACCAGGTAGTTTCCTTGTATAAGAACGGCATTCCAGCAGCCTTTCTCAATAGTAGCCTTCATTATCAAGATATTCAAGATGTATTGAATCATCTGGCCGATTATAAGCTTCTGTATGTTGCTCCTGAACGATTGGCCGATTCCCAGTTTATCAATCGCTTAAAAGATATTCCGCTTTCTTTTTTCGTTGTCGACGAAGCGCACTGTATCTCGCAATGGGGGCATTCCTTTCGGGGGGAGTACCGCAAGTTGTCGGTATTAAAACAGCTTTTTCCCCAGTGTCCGATGATGGCTTTGACGGCCACGGCAACGTTGGATGTGGAAAAAGATATTATATCCCAGCTTGCCATGGAGCAGCCTGTTTTGATCAAAGGAAGTTTTGATCGGCCCAATCTGACGATTCGCATTCATCCCAAGATTCAGCCTGAAAAGCAAGTATTGGAATTCATCAGACAAAAGTCTCAGCAGCCCGGCATTATCTATGCTGCGACCCGCAAAGGTGTCGAATCGACTTTTTTGCAGCTGCAGCAAGCTGGATTTCAAGTGGGACGCTATCATGCAGGCATGACGGATCAAGAAAGGAGCGCTTCGCAGCATGCCTTTTTGCATGACCAGGTGACGCTTATGGTAGCGACCGTAGCCTTTGGAATGGGCGTTCATAAGCCCGATATTCGCTTTATCGTCCATCTCGATATGCCGCGGACAATCGAGCAATACTATCAGGAGATTGGCCGTGCCGGGCGCGATGGATTGCCTGCCGAATGCCTGATGCTTTATGGCGCTCAGGACCTTGTCATTTATAAAGTCTTCTTGGAGCAGCTAGAAGATCCTTCCATTCGCCAGCAGATGAAGGCCAAAACAGACAGTATGTACCGTCTATGCACCTCGCTTGATTGCCGCCGTAAAGGTCTTCTTAAGTATTTCGGCGAAGCTTATCATTCTCACGAATGTGGGACATGCGATAATTGCATAGATGAGGATAATAAAATTGACGGAACGGTCATTGCACAAAAGATTTTATCATGCGTTTTCCGCATGAGGCAGAATGTCGGTGGCCGTTTGGTCATTGATGTGTTGAGAGGAATGAAGAACCAAGCCGTCTTGGAAAAAAGCTATCAGGATTTATCCACTTATGGGCTTTTGGCCGATTTATCTGAGGCCGAGGTGCGCTATTACATCGAATCCCTTATTCAAATGGGATTGATCATGCGAACAGAAGGGCAGTATCCTATTCTAAAATGGACGGAAAAATCAAAAGAGGTCATCGAAGGGCGCTTGCCGGTCTGGTTTAAGAAAAAGCTGTTTCAGTCCGCCTCAGCTAAGCCCGCTCCAAAGCGCAAAGAAGCTGCTGTTCTTTATTATAATGAGGCCCTATTTGAATCCCTAAAGCAATTGAGAATGGAAGTGGCAAGAGAAGAG is a window encoding:
- the recQ gene encoding DNA helicase RecQ produces the protein MELEASFCSFNLEGKLKEIFGYNDFRAYQKEIIQAILAGKDVMAILPTGAGKSLCYQLPAMLLPGTAIVISPLISLMQDQVVSLYKNGIPAAFLNSSLHYQDIQDVLNHLADYKLLYVAPERLADSQFINRLKDIPLSFFVVDEAHCISQWGHSFRGEYRKLSVLKQLFPQCPMMALTATATLDVEKDIISQLAMEQPVLIKGSFDRPNLTIRIHPKIQPEKQVLEFIRQKSQQPGIIYAATRKGVESTFLQLQQAGFQVGRYHAGMTDQERSASQHAFLHDQVTLMVATVAFGMGVHKPDIRFIVHLDMPRTIEQYYQEIGRAGRDGLPAECLMLYGAQDLVIYKVFLEQLEDPSIRQQMKAKTDSMYRLCTSLDCRRKGLLKYFGEAYHSHECGTCDNCIDEDNKIDGTVIAQKILSCVFRMRQNVGGRLVIDVLRGMKNQAVLEKSYQDLSTYGLLADLSEAEVRYYIESLIQMGLIMRTEGQYPILKWTEKSKEVIEGRLPVWFKKKLFQSASAKPAPKRKEAAVLYYNEALFESLKQLRMEVAREEQVPPFVIFSDRALQEMATYFPQNQQDFCKINGVGPIKWIKYGLKFLEAVKAFTPASLPSKREDIRSPVQRQQSRQETVRLYQEGYHLEKIMESRQLARSTVITHLVEAIQQGTELDLAPLIPHAKQHAIKEAISLVGPSRLTPIKEKLPEDFTYEDIRLVAASYRLKESE